In Mycolicibacterium nivoides, the DNA window ACGCTATTGGGCGCCGACCGCACGTGAGGACGCCAAGTCTGTCGCAGAGTCAGACACGTCGATGATGGCGCCGCTGAAGGTGAGACGGCTGACGAACGCGGCGCACAACCCCGCTGCGATATCGAGCTACGCGGAGCCGTTGAGGACTGACTCGATGAAATCGGCTTTAGCGTCTGAGTAGGCCTCGCGATCACCGGCGTATTCGGATGCGAGGGCCCGTTTGAGCGCGGCGTACTCCGCGACCAGGACTGGCTTTGCGCGCAACGTGTCCCGGAAGATGAGCTGCTGACGCCACCGCGGACTGTCGAGCGTCATGATGTGGAGGTGGGCAGTGCGCCTGCCCTCGGTGACTTTGACGAAGAATCGCCGCCAGGGGCGCTGATCTAGGTCCGAATCCACGTAGTGCCAGCCATGCGGTTGCAGAGCGGCGACGAGCGGCTGCGGATCAGCTAGATCAGTCACGGGCGCTTGCAAGTCGATGATTGGTTTGGCGGCAAGGCCGGGAATCGACGTGGAGCCGATGTGCTCGATGCGCTCGATCAGCCATGGTGCCAATAGCGCTTCCAGTTGGTCGCATTCTTGCTCTCCGCGCAGAGCCCACGCAGGATCGGCATCGGCGATATGGACGGGTTCGGCGGCCCAAGCCGGCAGGCCGTTCGCACTCACCGACAATTCCCTCTCCTTCAATCGACCGCACCGCTCGAAACCGGCACCGACTCCTCCCACCGCACCCACATTCGCAATGCTCACTCACTGTCTTCGCGGCTTCTTCGTGGTCTATTGATGCCACGATGAACAGCATGGATCGCGACCTGCTCGCCACCGATGTGAACCACGCCTGCCGCCTTCAGGGACAGTTTCAGCTTCGGTCAGGCCAACTCTCTCACGAGTACTTCGACAAGTACTTGTTCGAGTCAGACCCGCAATTACTCAGACGCGTGTGCGAAGAAATGGTTCCGCTCGTCCCCACTGACAGCGACCTGCTCGGCGGCCTGGAACTTGGTGGCGTCCCGCTGGCCACCGTCCTAAGCCAACTTACGGGGATACCAACACTATTCGTCCGCAAGACTGCCAAGACCTACGGCACCTGCAGGCTCGCCGAAGGCGCAGACATCACCGGAAAAACGGTCACGCTCATTGAGGACGTCATCACCACCGGCGGCGCTGTCCGGGACGCAGCTCAGGCCCTGCGCAGCGCGCATGGCAATGTCTCGACCGTCATCTGCGCGATCAACCGAAGTGCAGATCCCGCCAACGTTCTAAGCGACATCGCATTGACCGTTCGAGCTGTCTTGACGAAGGACGACCTCGACACCGCCCGACCAACCGCAATCGATTGACTCGACATCAACGCTGAGCCCGTCGGCCCCCAGCCGTGGCTGCGATGCCAAACGCGCACCGTCGCGGTGGAACGCGCCTCTACGAAGTAGCCGTCAGTCTTCTTCCGGAAGTGGCATGCATAGTGAACATAGGTCGAACTACCTGCTGGAGCACCGTCCGCATCGCAGCTGGAACTCACCAACCAAGCGGCAGCCGGCAGATCTTCGGCGGCTAAGACGCACCGCGCAGGCGCCGCTTCCACCCGCGGAGCGGGTGCGCAGGTGCCAGCCGGTGGCGATTGTCGCCACCGGCATGGCCGCTGAGCTCAGCATTTGGGCTGTCAGCCCGGCCTGCCAGTTCCCAGAGGCGGTAGCGCGGCGGTGAAGAAGTTGTGGCATGCCTCCACCGCGGGCTTCAGCTCGGGAATGCTGCTGGCGCTGACGTCGCCCCGCATTTTCGAAGTGTCGATCAGGGGGTCACGTGCGGCAGCCGGATCGGGGAAGTCCGGCACACCGTGCTCGCGCACGCATTGGGCGAATCTGAGTGCCGCGTCCTGCTGGGCAGGAGTGCGCCCGGTGTCGGCCAACCAGCCCGGCGGCTGCAGGTTCGCACATGTATCGACTGCGTTCTGCCACGTGGCCTTCGACACCGAGACTCCCCCGTAGGGAAACTCGCCGTCCGCGTTCGGGTTCGGAAAGTCCCCAACACCGTTGGCTCGCATGCACTCGGAATACTTCACCGCCTGCGCCTGGCTGGCGGGATCTGCGCCAGCCAGGGCAGCGAAGGCCAAACCGGCCGAGCCGATCACGGTCATCGCGAGAGTGGCCAGCTGTCGTCGGGTCTGTGCTGAATTGTTTTGTGTCATGGTTGCCCAGTCAAGGCCGCGCGGTGTTGTCAGCACGTATGCGATTCTCGATATGCCCACGATATGCAGCGGCTCGTAGCGTGAAGAGCATGCGAGTGTTGGTCGTCGAGGACGAGCCCTACATGGCCACGGCTATCCGCGACGGCCTGCGCCTGGAGGCGATCGCCGCCGACATTGCCGGCGACGGGGACACGGCGCTTGAGTTGTTGAGCATCAATGCCTACGACATCGCCGTCCTCGACCGCGACATTCCTGGTCCCTCAGGTGATGAAATTGCCGAACGCATCGTCGCCTCGGGCAGTGGCATGCCAATCCTGATGTTGACCGCTGCAGACCGGCTCGACGACAAGGCCTCGGGATTCGAACTCGGTGCCGACGATTATCTGACCAAGCCATTCGACCTGCGTGAGCTGGTGCTGCGACTCAGGGCGCTCGACCGCAGGCGCGCCCAGAACCGACCGCCGGTGCGGGAGATCGCGGGCGTGCGGCTGGATCCGTTCCGCCGTGAGGTCTACCGCGACGGCCGCTACGTCGCCCTCACCCGAAAACAGTTCGCGGTGCTCGAAGTCCTCGTCGCCGCCGAAGGTGGCGTTGTCAGCGCCGAAGAGCTTTTGGAGCGGGCGTGGGATGAGAACGCCGACCCGTTCACCAACGCCGTACGCATCACTGTCTCAGCATTGCGCAAACGCCTCGGCGAACCATCGATCATCACCACCGTGTCTGGTGTCGGCTACCGCATCGACACCGCAGCCAGCTCCGGACGTGAGGAACGAAACCATGGATAGATCCCCGGGATTGAGCCTTCGCCTCAAACTCACCCTCAGCTACGCCGGGTTCCTCATGATCGCCGGCGCCCTGCTGCTCGCCGCGGTGTGGTTGTTCCTCCTCCGCTACGTCCCAGACCGGATGATGATCATCCCGGGCAGCACCGATATCCCTTTCCCCAATAGCGTCTTTCCCATCCGGTCCAGACTCCTACATGTTTTCGCTCCGAGAGCCGCCGCCGTGATGGCGTTCCTGCTTGTGTTCGGTCTCGCCGGCGGATGGCTGCTGGCCGGCCGGATGCTCGCACCCTTGACGCGTATCACCGCCGCGACCCGCATGGCCTCGAAAGGATCGCTGTCGCACCGAATCCGGCTGCCGGGCCGGAAAGATGAGCTCCGCGAACTGGCCGACGCGTTCGACACCATGCTGGAACGGCTCGAAGCACACGTCGCCGAACAACAGAGATTCGCTGCCAACGCCTCCCACGAACTGCGCACGCCGCTGGCCATCACACAGACTCTCCTCGACGTGGCTCGCCAGGATCGCAGTACCGACACCGGTGAACTGATCGAACGCCTCCACGCCGTCAACACCCGAGCGATCGACCTCACCGAAGCACTGCTCCTACTCAGCCGTGCCGACCAAAAGTCCTTCACCCAGGAGCCTGTCGACCTGTCCCTCCTCGTCGAGGAAGCCACGGAAACCCTTCTGCCCCTGGCAGAAAGACATGGCGTAACCCTCGAAACCTCCGGCGACGTGAGGCCGACCACCGGGTCATCCGCACTTCTACTGCAGATGACGACGAACCTGGTGCACAACGCGATCGTCCACAACCTGCCGGAACACGGCACGGCATGGGTCACGAGCAAGGTCCGTGACGACAATGTGGTTCTCACTGTTGAGAACACTGGCGAAATGCTCACCCCGCAACTGGTCTCGACGCTTGTCGAGCCTTTTCAGCGCGGCAGTGAACGCATCCGCGCTCACCATGCGGGCGTCGGCCTCGGCCTGGCAATCGTCAACAGCATCGCCCGAGCACACGATGGAACCCTCACCCTCGCGCCCCGACCCACTGGCGGGCTTTGCGTCACCGTGCAACTCCCCGCGAAGTCAAAACAAGCGGTACTGATCAGTGCGCACCCGCGACTGGACTCGAACCAGCAACCTCCTGCTTCGTAAACAGGCGCTCTCTCCACTTGAGCTACGCGGGCATCGTGTGCCGCGCCCCTGGACGGACTCGAACCGCCAACCTTCGCCGTCGGAGGACGACGCTCTATCCGCTTGAGCTACAGGGGCATGGAATGGGTGGGGTGACGGGCGGGAATTGAACCCGCAACGACCAGGATCACAACCTGGTGCTCTACCGAATTGAGCTACCGCCACAGCGGAAGTGAAGGGATTCGAACCCCCAGCCGCGGGTCACCGCGGCGACGACTTAGCAAGTCGCTGCATTACCGTTCTGCCACACTTCCTGGGGCGGACGACTTCCATTGATCTTGTCGTCCGCCCCGCTGACTGAACTACCGCCGATCAGGCCATCTCCGGCACTCGGTAGCGATCCCGGTCGCGGGGTTCATAAGGCTCCCAGAGCAGCCGCATTCTGGCCTCTTCGGGTGTGCGGTTACCCTTGCGCCCGTTGCACGGTGCGCACGCGGCGACGAGATTCTGCCAAGTATTCTGGCCTCCACGTGACTCGGGCACCACGTGATCCAACGTGTCGCCGTACCCACCGCAGTAGGCGCAGGTATAGCCGTCACGTTCCAGTACCCCGACACGGGCTACCCGGCTACAGCCCCGGTACGGCACGTGGACGTACTCACGCAGCGCGACGGACACCGGCAGCTCGATAACCGTCGACGGGCTCTGTATGTGTACGGCCGGGCTGTGGCGCTCGATCACGTAGACCGAACCCCGCAGCAACAGCCGCACCGCCTCCTGCCAGGTCACCTGGGTCAGCACGCGGTAGTCGGCGTTGTACACCGTCACCGTGTGCTGACGGCTTGGGCATTGACGAAAGTGCCTCATTGCCGCGTGCCTCCTCTCTGGTTGTCGTCGCGGACTGGTCGTTGCGCGGCGTGGATTCGAACCACCGACGTCCGGGTCATCAGCCCGGTGGACTACCGAACTGTCCTACCGCGCAAGGTCTTCATTGCGTCATCTGGCACGGATGGAGGGACTCGAAACCGTTCTGCCAGTTTGGACGACTGACGTGCAATCCTGTTACACCTCAACCGCTTGAATATCGGTGCGCCGTGGGGGTTTCGATCCCCCGTCCCCAGATTAAGAGTCTGGTGCTATCCCAACTCAGCTAACGGCGCGCATGTGGCTCTTGAGTAGGCCGCCCGGGACTCGAACTCGGATTTCACGGGTAAAAAGCCCAGAGTGATAATCGATCTCACCAACGACGCGTTCAATGATGCTCACCGCTCACGGCACGGTACGAGTCCGTAATCCACAAGCCCGAGCATCGATGGTGCGCTCGGCAGGAGTTGAACCTGCATGCCCGCATCGGGCACCCGGGTCTGAGCCGGGGCGCGTCTTCCAGTTCCGCCACGAGCGCGGATGCCACATTGTTCAGTTTTCAAAGAGCCAGCGGTAAAAGATGTTTCACCTGTCACGCCGCTCCGCACACGGTCATTCGGGTGCGTTGCCATAAACAGCATGGGCTGCGGGCAACGCGATTGTCGAGAGGACTCTTCTTCGTAATCCGTTGCACACCAGCTAAATTAGGCGTGGCGGATTACAGCAACGTCAGGCGACGTTCCTGTCAGCGACAACAGCGAAGTTGAGAAGTTTGAGAGACTGTTCGTCGGTCTGGTGTTTCCGGCCGCGGCCCGCACCCATTGACAGGGCGGAAGGTCGTTGACGCATCGACCGGACGCACCTGAGATGCCCCAGGGCATCATGCTCGACCGACTGTCGGGTAAGGCCTCTGGCGTCGACGGTGCCCGCGCACCACAAACTCGCCGCGGATGCTTCATGCATCCCGGCGAGCGGCTCATAGCCGTGGCAGGACCTGGTCACGCCGTGACGATAACACCGCATTCCGCCAGTTCCCAGCGAATTTTCAAGGGGAGATCATCGCCATGTTCGAAGTACGCGCACGGGATGCGGTCTTCGCGCGCGGGCAGTTCGGTGGCGAAGAACACCGCTACATCGAGAGACCGAATGCGCCGCCTTCGACGAGGATGGTGGTCCCGATAGCGATGAGCGCGATCGGCAGGACGATGTGGCCCCAGCGCGAGAGTGCCTCGGCGATGATCGGGCGGGAGGCGAAGTATCGCCCGGCCGCGCACCACACCGCAACGCCGATGAGAAACACGACGACGTAGGCGGTGACAGTGGCGATGGATGCCGCAGCGAAGATCGGTACATAGACGCCGATGTTGTCTCCGCCGTTGGCGAAGGTTACGGCCGCAACCTCCCAGACCCGCGGGCCCGCGGGTGTCGACGCCAATTGGGCATCTGGTGTTTGGGTGTCGCGATTGCGGTGCCACGAAACCCATGCGGCACTGAGCCCCAACATGATTGGCAGCAGCCCGAAGTACGGAAGCACAACGGGGGGTAGCAGCGCGGCGCCGAGTAGGGCGCCGCTGATCGACACCGCCAGAATGGCGCCGAAGCCGAGGTACTGACCGACGATCACCCGCATCGCTGCCCCGCGATGGCCTGGCACCTGACCGAAGAAGACCGCAAGTACGACGATGTCATCGATGTTGGTCACAGCGAAGGCGCCGATCGCCTGGGCGATGGTAGCCAGGCTCATGTCGCGTTCCCAAGCTCGGCGCTCATCGGCGGGAACAATACGCGAATCCGCGTCCACCAGTGTCGTTTCCGGAACTGCGCCGGCAATGAGACGCCAGAATCCTGAACACAACTCCAGGTCAACGAGAATGGCAGCAACCTAACGGCAACCGGCAATTCTGCCTCTGGCCGGACCCGCTGAGCTGACCGCACACTCGTCGTATGACATTGCCGGAAGTTTCGCCATCCGAGAAGGAACAACCCCCCGCCGACACCGATTTGGTCACATTGCCGAGCACACCACTAGCACTGGCAGCGCTCGAATTGGTGCAAGGCGCAGAGTCGCCGGCGATCGCCAATCACAGCGTGCGGAGCTATTTGTTCGCTCGGCTGCTCGCCCCGCACATCGGGTTCGTACCTGGCCGAGATTTCGATGACGAGCTTCTCTATCTTGCGTGCGTCTTGCATGACGTCGGACTGTCACCGCTCGCCAAGAGAAACACTCGCTTCGAGGTCGACGGCGCGGACCGCGCGGCTGAATTTCTGAGCGGCCATGGTCTGGAGGCTCCCAAGGTCGATGCCGTCTGGGAAGCAATCGCACTACACAACACCGCGGTCATCCCCGAGCGGATGGGCGCCCTGACTTCGCTGACCTACCAAGGTGTCGCGATCGACTTCGGCGGTGTTCTTGGTCTGCCGGAGACACATCTGAAAGCGGTAACCGCACAAATCGGAGCCGTAATCCATTCCGCCTACCCTCGTTTCAACATGGCCACGTCAGTCATCGACGCAGTCGCCGACCACGCCGCAAGCGATCCGAACAACGCCCCCCGCTACAGCCCTCCGGGCGAGGTCCTGCGCGAGCGACGCGAATTCGGCGCCACCTATGGCGAGCAGCTCATCGCGGACGGTGGTTCGCGGTGGGGCAACTGAGACCGTGAGACGCCCATCGAAACAGAGACTCCGTGACGGCTGGCTTGCCGAAGTGGATACGAAATGACAACGAAAGGATGCACCCGCATGTCTAAGCCCGAGTTCTTCGACACCCCCGGATACGGAGAGATCTTTCGGACGCAATACAGCTACGGTCAGGCCGTTCGGATCGGCGATCGCGTGGAAATCTCCGGTCAGGGCGGGTGGGACGATGACCTGACCTTCTCGGTCGATTCTCTGGAAGCAGAGATCCAGAAGGCCTTTGACAACGTCGAAAAGACTCTTGTAGCGGCAGGCGCCACGTGGCACGACGTCGTGAAGGTTTACACGTATCACAAACCCATTGGCGAGGGTTCAATCGGCGAGGATCACCTGACAGCGGTCGTTGATCAGTTCCGCAAGCGGGCGGGAGAACACCTGCCACTGTGGACCGCGCTGGGCGTGAAAGCGCTGGGTCTGCCCGAGATGCATATCGAGGTCGAGGCTGTAGCTCTGATCGGATCTGGCAGCAAATAGCTCGCGCTACGCCAAGGCCGTCTCGACGCGAGGCGGCGTCGGGACGGCCTTGGCGCAATCGTCAAGGGAGGCTCCGGGTTCGTCGGCGAACACCTTGTCAGGCGGTTGGCTGGTGACGGGCACGCCGTGCTCGCTCTCGCTCGATCGGCCACTTCAGCCGACAAAGCCCGCGACCTGGGGGCAGCACCGCTACTCGCCGAACTTGGTTACTTCGACAGAACCTCACGTGCCGAGGGGCTCAAGCAAATGCAATGCACTGCAAAAGATCCGGTCGCCCCAGCAGGCACCCCTGCAGCCGGATCGCGACGCGCTTACTGAAAGGACATCATGATTCGCAGGACCTCCCCGCAGGTGGATAACTTCATCACCCCCGAGGTTTTCAAGGGCTTCGGGTTCAATCAGATCGTGAGCGCCGGGGACACCGTCCACCTCGCTGGCGTTGTCGCGAATGTCGGCGGTCTGGACGATCTACAGATCGTTCATCCAGATGACACGGCTAAGCAGCTGGAATTCATCCTTCGGGTGATCGAAGACCTCCTGAAAACTGAAGGTCTGGACCGCACGAATCTCGTGTCCCTGACAATCTATGCCTCGGACCTGCCCGCACTGGTGGAGGCCATCCCCCAGGTTTACGTTCCGTGGGTCGGCGACCACGCTCCCAACATGTCCATTGTCAAAGTCCCAGGCTTCTTGCTGCCGGGTCAAGTCCTCGAGATACCCGCGATCGCGTATCGCAAGTCGCAACCCAGTGACGGGTAAGCCCACTGCTGAACCCGATGACTGGAAGCAAAGGCCTTGTTCGAAAATCTGTCGTGCGCCGCGGTACCTATATGGGCATGGTCTCGACGACCAACTTGCCTGGTGCTCCCGAATCGAACGATCGGATGAAAGCATGCGGTAGCTCATGGAAACCGCGGACCACGGTGTCGATCTCCTTGAGAGTCCCCTCTCGTAGCAACCGTGAGAGTTCCAGCTGAGCCTCCGCCGCGCGGTCGAAGTAGTCAAGGACGATGAATCCCTGTACAAGGGTGCGCTTACTGAGCAGCAGTCCGAAGTTTCGGGGCCCCGCGGGCCTTTGATCCAAGTTGTATCCATCGATCAGGCCGCACAAGGCGATGCGGGCGTAGTTGTTGAGTCGATCGATAGTCGCTTCGAACATTGGGCCGCCGGAGTTCTCAAAGACTTGGTCGATCCCCTTCGGTGTTGCCTCAACTAATTGTTCTGCCCAGTTCTTCGCCTTACGGTCGACGACGCCATCCGCGCCGAGATCTTCGACGAGCATGCGGCACTTTTCCGGGCCGCCGGCGATACCCACAACGCGGGCGCCTGCATGCTTGGCGAGCTGCACTGCGACGCTGCCGACAGCACCTGAGGCGCCTGAGACCAGGACTGTCTGCCCCGCTTGCGGCTTGAGAATGTCGCGTATACCGGCCCATGCAGTGAGGCCTGTCATTCCAAGGATTCCAAGCCAACGCTGCAGCGGCACATCCGAATTCCCAGGGATGCGTTCCCAATCAGATCCTGGAGCGGCAACCACGAAACGTTCTTGCCATCCGACGAATCCGCGCACTAGATCTCCTGGTGAGAATCCGCTGTGGCGCGTAGAGACCACACGGGCGATACCCAGTGCTCGCACCGGAGCGCCGATCTGCACGGGCGGCAGGTAACTTGGCCGGTCATCGAGCCAGCCACGAATCGCTGGATCTATTGATACAAAAAGGGTTTCGAACTCTACGCCGCCTTCTTCGAGATCCGGAAGCACGCTCTCCACGAGGCGAAAGTCACCCTCGGTGACCGGTCCTTTCGGGCGGCGGGCCAGCACATATTGCAGGGTCTTCGTCATGAGGATCTTCCTTTCAATGGCCGGCTTGTCACTACCGTCTGAGGCACGTTAGAACCCGGCGAACCGGCGCGGCTTGGCTAGATGCGCACCGAGTTCGATCTCAGCGCTGCATCAAACATCGCCGCGGTTGACATCCCATTCACCTTGCGCGGGGTGAAAGTGGTTGTGCGCCTGAGGCCAAGACGTGCTCCCCATCACATTCGTAGTTTCAATGTCGCGTGGCGTTCAGTCGGAACGCCGCATGTTCAGAAGAGGGAACTTTTGCTATGGCGGGCCAGTCTTCGCTCAGTAACGTCCAAGTGGCCATCACTGTCGATGATTTCGTGTTGTGGGACGGTACGCCGCTTCCAGCGGGACATAGCTCACTCGACGTGACCCGCGCCCTCGCGGAGGCGCTTACCGGTGCGGGTCAGAACGGCATCTACGGGTTCGCACACACATATGGCATCGCTACGAACCCAGCCAGCTTGGCCTGCTGGGATGCGTGGCTGGAGGCCGGCCATCACCTGGGCAACCACACTCATCAACACGCTCCACTGCGCTGGATGAGCGCTGATGACTTCTGCCGTGATATTGACCAAGCCGAGAAGCTCATCGGCCGGCTTGTCGACCTAGCCCCAGAACGCTATTTCCGCTACCCGATGGACATGTCCTCAGAATCGGAGAGCAAACGCGGACGAGTCGAGGACTTTCTGCGCGACAACGGATATCGAAACGCGCCCATCACCTGCTGGTTCGGCGACTTCGTCTACATCGTGCCTTATCAGCGGTCCCTCATTACCGGCGACGTCGAGGCACAAGCCAGGCTGGAAGATCTCCACGTCCAGGGCGCTATCGAAGGCCTGGAGAAGCATGCCGCATCGGCCCGCACCATGTTCGGCACCAACGTTCCACACATCTGGATGGTGCACGGCACACCCCTGGCCGCACGCACCATCGGGCGCATCGTCGAGGCATATGAGCAGCGAGGGGTGCAATTCGTCAGTCTCGAGAAGGCAATGCAGCATCCGGTGAACTTCAGCATGCCGCCGGTGCAGGACACCTTCAGCAATCATCTTCAGCGCTATGCGATGGCTGCGGGCATCGCGAAACCAGACCTCTCTGAAGAGCTTTTCGGCGAGATCCTCTTCAAGTGCCCGGTCAACGGGATGGACACCCTTCAGTACTACGACGAGAAGGTCCTCAAGCCAATCGCTGAGCGAGTGGGATCGCCTTATCTATGGGACTGGTCGTAGCGCCGAAGCTGCATCGAGGCCATCAGAACATAAGAAAGAGAATGCAACTCGTGCTCAACCTCTCTGTCATGCTCACCGACACCGCCCGGGAGCAACCCTCGACGACAGCGGTGCTCGAAGGTAGCCGCCAGATGACTTACCGCGAGGTCAACACCGCGGCCAACCAGATCGCAACGTTCTTGATCCGCCGCGGCGTGAACGCTGGTGATCGAGTCGCCATGAGTGTCCCGAATGTTCTCGAATTCCCCATCATCTATTACGGGATCCTGAAGGCGGGTGCAGTGGTCGTTCCGATGAACACCATGCTGAAACGCGCCGAAGTCGCTTACCACCTTCGTGATTCGGGTGCGTGCGCCTACTTCTTTGCCGGTGACTACCTGCCTGAGGACGCCTGGCGCGGCTTCGACGACGTGGCCACGTGCGAGTTTTCCATCGACATCAGTGACCTGGCAGAACTCTTCGGCGAGCGCTCTCGCGAGGATGTGATGGTCCCGACCGAAGCGACCGATACTGCGGTCATCCTGTACACCAGCGGCACCACAGGTAAGCCCAAAGGTGCCGAGCTCACACACGCCAACCTTGTCATGAATGCGCTGACATGCCACCGCCTCTTCGACATACTCGATGAGTCGCAGTTGGTGACACTCCCGCTGTTTCACTCTTTCGCCCAAACCGTCCAGCTGAACGCCGGCTTCAGTAGAGGTGGAACGCTGGTGCTGTTACCCCGATTCGATCCCGGCACCGCATTGGACCTGATCCGTGATCATCAGGTCACTGTGTTCGCCGGCGTGCCCACCATGTATTGGGCACTTCTGGGCGCGGCCGCCAACCGCGATGACATCACCGAACTCGGCAGGCAGCTCAAGGTGGCCATGTCCGGCGGCGCAGCGCTGCCGGTCGAGCTTCTCAAGCGATTCGAGACGGTCTTCGGTGTAGGGATCCGCGAGGGATACGGCTTGTCCGAGACGAGCCCGGTGGTGGCCTTCAATCGACTCGACCGGCCGAGTCGGCCGGGCTCCATCGGAATGCCGGTCTGGGGAGTCGAACTCGCGTTGCTCGGCACCGACGGCCAGCACTGCGGTGCTGGCGAACGCGGTGAGCTCGTCGTCCGCGGGCACAACGTCATGAAGGGGTACATCGGCCGACCTGACGCGACCGACGAGGCCATTGATTCCGGCGGCTGGTTCCACACCGGTGATATCGCCACTCGTGACGAGGACAACTTTTTCTACATCGTCGATCGCGCCAAAGATCTCATCGTGCGCGGTGGATTCAACGTCTACCCGCGCGAGGTCGAGGAGACCCTGATGACTCATTCCGATATCAGCCTCGCTGCGGTGGTGGGAATTCCGGATGAGCGCGTCGGTGAAGAGATCAAAGCGTTCGTTATCACGCGACCAGGCACGACGCTGACCGAATCGGAGGTTCTCGCATGGTGCCGTGCTCGCTTGGCCGTATACAAATGCCCACGCGTAGTTCAGTTTTGCCGCGAGCTTCCACTCAACGCCACGGGGAAGGTCCTCAAGCAACAGCTCAAAGACGCGAGCAGCGCCGCCATCGCCTAGTGGGGCATCGGTTCAACAGCCCTGCACTACAGCGCCGAGCGCCGCATTACTCGATCATGTCTGTCATCGCAGCAGAAGCTTTGGCCCCAGGGCGAGCGATGCGACTGCAGGCTGTTTCTTCTTCTCGAATTTCGTGACCCAGATCTCAATCGTCGGAGCAGCCAACATGACTCGTCTTACGCCTGAACGCACGGCCGCACAGCTTTCCAGATCCCAGTCCTTCGTGGTGTCAGATTCCGAGCACACTGGCGTGAAGCGTTGTCTTGCAAGCATGCTCGGGTTGGCCGTCACGGTCATCGTGCTCGCCGTCGGCGGATCGGCAATGCCGCCGCTCGTGCGCGCCGACGAAACTGGTTTTCTGCCGTTCTACACCCCCCCTAGTCCGCTTCCCCCCGGCCGGCCGGGCGATCTCATCCGCACCGAGCCGTCACGACTGGTGCTCGAACCGTCCGGGCAGCTGGGAGCGTTTGTCGGCACCGGAACCCGGATCATGTACCGCAGCACCGACGCCCAAGGGCAGGCCGTCGCGGTGACTGGCACCTATATCGAACCCGACGTCCCCTGGCCGGGCAGCGGCCCTCGACCGCTTCTCGCGTATGCGGTTATGGGCTTTGGCATGGGCGAGCAGTGTGCACCGTCGCGCATGTTCAATCAGGGCATCCACGCCTCTTTGCAGACGGGTTTCGATGTCATGTTCAACTTGGAGGAAGGATGGGTCGCGACCCTGCTGGCGCGTGGCTTCGCCATCGTCATCACTGACGGTGTGGGGATGGGTATCCATGACTCCAGATCTCCGCAGTTCCTCAACCGCAACGCCGGCGGAGCTGCACTCATCGACGCCGCACGCGCTGCCATGAAGTTGCCCGGCACGTCCCTGGACCCGCACGGACCGGTCGCCTTTTGGGGGTGGCTCGCAGGTGCACACG includes these proteins:
- a CDS encoding NADP-dependent oxidoreductase; protein product: MTKTLQYVLARRPKGPVTEGDFRLVESVLPDLEEGGVEFETLFVSIDPAIRGWLDDRPSYLPPVQIGAPVRALGIARVVSTRHSGFSPGDLVRGFVGWQERFVVAAPGSDWERIPGNSDVPLQRWLGILGMTGLTAWAGIRDILKPQAGQTVLVSGASGAVGSVAVQLAKHAGARVVGIAGGPEKCRMLVEDLGADGVVDRKAKNWAEQLVEATPKGIDQVFENSGGPMFEATIDRLNNYARIALCGLIDGYNLDQRPAGPRNFGLLLSKRTLVQGFIVLDYFDRAAEAQLELSRLLREGTLKEIDTVVRGFHELPHAFIRSFDSGAPGKLVVETMPI
- a CDS encoding polysaccharide deacetylase family protein; the encoded protein is MAITVDDFVLWDGTPLPAGHSSLDVTRALAEALTGAGQNGIYGFAHTYGIATNPASLACWDAWLEAGHHLGNHTHQHAPLRWMSADDFCRDIDQAEKLIGRLVDLAPERYFRYPMDMSSESESKRGRVEDFLRDNGYRNAPITCWFGDFVYIVPYQRSLITGDVEAQARLEDLHVQGAIEGLEKHAASARTMFGTNVPHIWMVHGTPLAARTIGRIVEAYEQRGVQFVSLEKAMQHPVNFSMPPVQDTFSNHLQRYAMAAGIAKPDLSEELFGEILFKCPVNGMDTLQYYDEKVLKPIAERVGSPYLWDWS
- a CDS encoding long-chain-fatty-acid--CoA ligase, which produces MLNLSVMLTDTAREQPSTTAVLEGSRQMTYREVNTAANQIATFLIRRGVNAGDRVAMSVPNVLEFPIIYYGILKAGAVVVPMNTMLKRAEVAYHLRDSGACAYFFAGDYLPEDAWRGFDDVATCEFSIDISDLAELFGERSREDVMVPTEATDTAVILYTSGTTGKPKGAELTHANLVMNALTCHRLFDILDESQLVTLPLFHSFAQTVQLNAGFSRGGTLVLLPRFDPGTALDLIRDHQVTVFAGVPTMYWALLGAAANRDDITELGRQLKVAMSGGAALPVELLKRFETVFGVGIREGYGLSETSPVVAFNRLDRPSRPGSIGMPVWGVELALLGTDGQHCGAGERGELVVRGHNVMKGYIGRPDATDEAIDSGGWFHTGDIATRDEDNFFYIVDRAKDLIVRGGFNVYPREVEETLMTHSDISLAAVVGIPDERVGEEIKAFVITRPGTTLTESEVLAWCRARLAVYKCPRVVQFCRELPLNATGKVLKQQLKDASSAAIA
- a CDS encoding lipase family protein gives rise to the protein MLGLAVTVIVLAVGGSAMPPLVRADETGFLPFYTPPSPLPPGRPGDLIRTEPSRLVLEPSGQLGAFVGTGTRIMYRSTDAQGQAVAVTGTYIEPDVPWPGSGPRPLLAYAVMGFGMGEQCAPSRMFNQGIHASLQTGFDVMFNLEEGWVATLLARGFAIVITDGVGMGIHDSRSPQFLNRNAGGAALIDAARAAMKLPGTSLDPHGPVAFWGWLAGAHAALSAAELAANYGPELHVVGTYAAAAPTDIAAVLPAMDGNFLAGVLGYVLRGIMSSYPATEQPIWDALTPRGVEMLTNTGRQCLLQTGIDYMFRHIQFWFKQDIFATAATEPFKSLLWAQRIGNVKPTGPVYLTHSRWDPFDPYSAVEQTAADWCAMGADVTLWANEQPPLFNKLDINSMLPVFVDGERSMSWIADRFNGAPSSPNCGQILA